The Brassica oleracea var. oleracea cultivar TO1000 chromosome C6, BOL, whole genome shotgun sequence genomic interval CTCACAATTTTTTGTACAACTATAAAAACAACGACTACACTAATAGAAAACCATGCATTTTTCTAAAAAATGGATCAAAAGGAAAAAGTAAAAGAAGAAAAAATGAAAGACAAAAAATATTATTCACCAGATCTGAGAAGGATCAACCAAACACACTCGATTCAGAAACTGGATTTAAACAAATCACCTAATGAAGAAGAAGAAGAGCTTCACCCCATCGACGAAATTGATGAAACAGTACGAGCTATCCTAAAAATTAATTTTCCTAAATTTTCCTAAAGTTTTTTAGCTCTGATATTTCTCATTCTCTTTACTTTTCTTTTATGGTCGTTGGTTTAAGTGTAAGAGAAGGAAGACAATAAATTTATCAAAATAAGCTAAGTTTAAATAAAGAGATTAAATAAATAAAATAAAATATTATCTGAACATATGTTTCCGTTTTTTATATTTTTATGTTTATCTGTATAATTTTACTAGAGCATGTTTCTGCGTTTGTCACATGCTATTGATTAGTCAAGTAAATAAATATACACTAGAATGCTAATGATTTTAGCTTATGTTGCAGAGCTTCTTTACAAGGTATGTACCAAATGATAGTACAAGTTAATAAATAATGTACACGTAAAAAATATAGGGACCATATCTTTTAATGGCTCCATATCCATTGAAAAGTATTCCACTTTCATCAGTCACATCTTATAAGGTATGTGTTTACCAACAACAGTGACTTCTCAGAGCCTGCTACAGTTCTAGTTGAATCCTCTTTTTCTTTTCCCCAAATCACAGTGTATAATCCAAAGATCAAAATCGCTGATCCAATGACGGAGTTTCGTTTCTCTCAAACATGTCTATTGCCCTCAAGCTTAGGCAAAGGTCTTGAACGATCTCCATGTTCGTCACTGCAGCATATCCCGCAGCGTTAGACTCAAACAGAAAACATAAAAGAATCGACGATCTATATGAAACCTGGTCCATGGCGCTGGCTTGTTATCACATCTAACAAAAAGGTAACAATAGACCTTAAAAGAACCCTATAGAAAACAGAAGAACAGGTCAGAAAAATAATCAACTCTCTGCACAGACATAGCTGGTGAAAAATTATGGTTATTAAGCTGTATACATACCTGTACTCCAACTTTTAGCCAGCACTTCTCAATCCTATACACACCATCATATCTCATTCCTGCCTCAGGGGCATATGCAGATCTTTTTTCTTTGTAAAACCTGTATATGAAATATAAAAAGTGTCACTTCTGGTCAGAGTTTATCAAGTGAACATTCAGTTATCTCGAAAGATAACTGCACAAGGTTTAATTCAACTTTTGGACAACAACCTTTTCTTATTCCCTTCATATAGCATTGGCGCACAAAAAAGCATTCCATAATCTTACCATAGGAAAGCTAAAAAACTGAGAATGTGAGTAAAGTGTTGAGGTGTTGGGAATTAGGGTTTTCAAAATTTAACATTCAATCAAACAATACATTTTAAGAACATGTGATAATAACTTAGAATTGCATAGATTCAGGACTTACACTTTCATTATCTTCGATTTAATTAATCTGGATTTATCAGAGGTGATCTCGGATTTAGGGTTCCTCTTGTACAAGAGAGATGGCGGCGAGCTCGGTGGAGTTGACAAAATGGAAGGCTGCTGTGACAGAGGAGAAGTCGTCGTAGACGGGGTCTGATTTGCTTTCCACGACCCACGACCCTCTCGACGGCAAAATGAATTTTTTTTGGGAAATAATTAAACATTTCTTTATTAATAAATATCAGATTCTCAGTGGCAATTTTGTGAATAATAAAGGGAATGGGTGTTTTGGTATTTTCGTTTGCCTTATGAGTTATTCTAGTAAATACAAAAATTTATGAGTTATTCTATATAATTTGAGTTATTTTGAGTAATTTCTCAAAAATAAATCATAAATATATATCTCTGTCTTGTCCTAGCCCTCGTTTCCCTGGTCTAAAGAAAAATAAAAAAAATAATGTCACTGATCCGCCGCATGTTTGGTCGGCGCAGCTTCTGCACAGCCGTGGCAAGAAAAGCTGAGGACATAATGAAAAACCCAGATTGCCGTACTTGGGAGCTAAGCTCGAGAGTCAGCTACCTCGTCAATTCTGTTGGCGACTTAGACACGGCAGCTAGGTACTCTCGTTTGGCTGTCTTCAGCAAACCCGATGACGAACCGGAGGTAACAGTCCATACATGTGAAACCATCATCGGAAGCATGGTGCGTGCTAAAAGACACAAGGACGCTTACGATCTCTACGATTACTTCTTCAACAAGCATACGCTCAAACCAAACAGCAGTTGCTGCAACCACATCATCGAGTCTCGTTTCCAACAAGGTCTTGTTGACGAAGCTCTTGATTTCCACCGAACCGTCAAGGGTGTCGTCCCTGACTACCCGAGTGAAGCTAGTTTAAGGGTAATGACCAAAGGTTTAGTCCACTCTGGTCGATTTGACCTAGCTCAAGCCTTGCTTAAGGGCAGCTCTAAAATGTTTCCTGATCACGTGGCGTTCAACAATCTGATTCAAGGGTTTTTGGATATTGGGAATTTAGACAAGGCCAATCACTTGTTTGAAGAATTCTAAACGATCGTTGTCTTCTAGTATTGCTGATTACAAGTCTACATGGGATTTTTTCTATCGAGGATATCCACGATACGAAAACAGAGTCGCATTCCTGATGGCCACATTCATGGAGTACTGGTTTAAGCAAGGTAAAGAGGTTGAAGCTATGGAGTGTTACAACCAGTCTGTTCTTCCAAACAAGTTACTGCTTTGTCCAGAAACTGGCAACGCCCTTTTGAAAGTTCTGCTCAAATACGGACAAAAATCACATGCTAGGGCATTGTACAATGATATGTCAGCTCAATCTGGAACCTTGAACTCTGATACGGTTCAGATAATGGCGAAGGGTCGGTGTAGCAAGGAAATCAAGACCTACAACAAGGCGAGCGCTGAGTCTCTCCTTGCAGATTCAATTGGTTTCATTCCAGTCACCACTTTCAAAACTATCATAGACGTGGCTCTAAAGGACGGAAGAATAGATGACGCTCTTAAAACCTCCAACAAAATGTTCGACATGGCTCTAAAGGAAGTCTCCGAACAGTTTAACCCACTCTAACGTGGTTTCTTTGACTAGTAATGATGATGTTATTTCCTCCTCTTGATTAATTATCGTTTTTTATTTTAATCTAAATTGAATTTTTAAGCATCAAACAAACAAACTAATATTCGTTCATCAACCTTCAAATGCTGCCATACATTACTAATAGTTTAATACCATTTAAGGTTTACGTTCCAAGACTCTTTTTCTCGTTTAAAATAAACCTATGATTACAAAATCTCGGTTAAAAGTCAAACAGGATATGACTACTTCAGATTTTCATGCATTGTTCATTTATTCAGAATGCCAACTTAGGGACCCAGCAGAGATATTATGTGGTTGTGAATTTTTCTAAAAAGTAACATAAGAGGTCGTTGGGAGAGATTGAACCAACTAGGGATGTTAATGCAGGGTAAAATAATCCAGCCCAACCCAACCCATTTTATACCCAATCTGCAAAAACCCAAAAACATCGAGGTTGAAATCCAAACCGAAAAAATAACCCAATGGCCAATATGGTATAGGTTTATCAGTGGGTACCAAAAGTATTATCTTATTTATTCTGAAAATCATGTATAATATTAATATCATTAATGTGAGCTTTAATATATAAACAAGATTTTGCAATTTTATAGAAACTTGTTCTAGCGGAAAAACGACTCGTTTTTCCGAAAAAAGAAATATTTTGCAATTTTAACCGGAAAGCTCATTTTGCGGTTTTAGCAATAAACCTCGTTTTGACAGAAAAACTCATTTATGGTAATGAGAAAATTTGTTAAGTTGTTTTTGTGGTTTTTGTGGTTTTAGCGGAAAATTTTATTTTTGCTGTTTTTGGTCGGTAAATTGGTTTTGTGGTTTTGGTGGGAAATCTCATTTTTACGATTTGCCGGAAAAATAATCTTTCTGGTTTTGACGGAAAAACTCGTTTTTGCGGTTTTGACGAAAAACTTATTTTTACGGTTTTGGCAGGAAAATTTCTTAGTTTTTGGCGGGAAACCCGTTTTTGATTTTGACGGGAACAATCTTTTTTTGCGATTTTGGCGGAAAAACTCGATTTTTAAGGTTTTTGCGAAAAAATTCGGTTTTGCGGTTTTGGCAGGAAAACTCGGTTTTGTGGTTTTGGCTGGAAAACTCGTCTTTAATTTTGACAGGAAAACTCGGTTTTGCAGTTTTGGCGAAAAAGCTCGATCTTTTGGTTTTGACGGGAAAACTCGATTTTTTCGGTTTCGACGGGAAAAACCGTTTTTGCGGTTTTAGCGGAAAAATTGAGTTTTACGGTATTGGCGGGAAAACACTTTTTGCGGTTTTGGCGGGAACATCGATTTTACGGTTTTCAGTCAGAAAACTCGATTTTGCGATTTTAGCGGGAAAACAAGGTTATACAGTTTTTGCGGGAAAATTCAGTTTTGCGGTTTCGGCGTGAAAACTCGGTTTTGCGGTTTTGACAGGAAACTTAGTTTTATGGTTTTGGCGGGAACACTCGGTTTTGTGGTTTCGGCAGAAAAACTCGATTTTTCGGTTTCGGCGGGAAAACTCTTTTTGGTTTACGTGAGAAAATTTATTTTTACGGTTTTGGCAGAAAAATTTATTTTTTGGTTCTGACGGAAAAAAACGATTTTACAAATTTTATATAATTTAATTAAAGTGGTGAAAATCTATATATATAATTGAAAACTCATGGGTAAACCATTACCCTTTTTTATTTACCCAACGTAAATATGAGTTTTAAAATTAATTCCCATGGTTAACCCAATTAATCTTAGATGGGTAAAAACTCAACCTATTATTAGTGGGTTTGGGTAAACTAGTGGGTAATTACCCATGTTAACATCCCTAGAACCAACGAATAGAACAGAGTATTTAGTGGACTACAACAGCCAAGGCTGGGGCTGATAATGCTGTATTTACAGTCTCTTCTTAACTTGCTTGTTCAACTTTTCATTATTTTATATCTTTCTCTAAAGTTTTTGAGTTCTCAGACATGCATTTTCTGTGTCAGTGTGACGTGTATGGATACAAAGAGTTTGATCAAACAAAGATGTACTTTGGTTTGACCATAGTCAAAATGTTCATTATATGAGTTTTACTCAGTCAGTGTACGAACATCGATTCATAACTAGCTTCTCTGCGGCCTTGAATGTATTTTTATCACATTATATGGGGACTGGGTTTAAACTGTAAATTTTAGTAGATGTACAACTCTGTTTTCTTCTCAAAGCTTTTTGACTTCTTTGACTCAAACTTGGTCTATATAAGTCCCATTGTTCTTGACTCATTTCTCTCATTACTATCTCTCTCTCTCTCCAACCCATTTTAAAAGAATCTCTCTTACAACAGACCTCTCTCCATGTCTGGAAGTGAAGAAGATGATGTTCTTCCCCGTTTCTTCAAGGTCTTCCTCTCACAAACCGCTTCTGAATCGATGGTACATCTCTTCTTCTCTCTTTCAATTTTTCCTTCTTCCATGTAGCAAGTAGAGAGGATTATGTTTGGGAGAGTTATGGTTTAGGAGCAAAGAATCTTTAGTTACTTAGGATGAAACGTGATCAAAAGATTCTTGATTTGTTCCTTTGTCTCTCCTCATACGTCTTAAGTCTTTTGATTTTAGTATGAGTTTTCTGATGTATAAGCTTGTTGTATGTTTGGTGATTATCAGGCGATTCCAATGTCTTTCAAAGACCTACTGCCACAAACAGCTAAGCTTCTTATCTTTGAATGAGCATCTTGAAGACCCACTGCCACAAACAGCTAAGCTCCAAGAAGAAGAAGAAGAAGAAGAAGAAGAAGATTCTTCAGTGGTTGCTGATACGAATGAGGAAGAAGAAGGTGATGATGATGATCCTTCATTCGATGGTGATGAAGTCAGCCAGAGTGTTGACAGTGATGACATTGTATCTAATGCCGATGGTTGGATATTTCATAGTAGAAGGAACAGGGTTAAAGAGCACTGTGAGATGCTTCACATCAGGAAGAAAGTTCACTCAATCAAGATCACAGTCAAACGTGGTTGAATCACTCATAATCATCATCATCAGTTCAGCACCATCACCACACCCTTCATCCATCACTCATCTTCATCACTATCATGAGTTCTATGGCTTTTGTTTGTTTTATGAGTGTTGTAGTTTCCTTCTCAGGTTTTATCGTAGTAGTACTTTCCTTATCCCCAAGAAACCTTGTGACCTTATTGATGTTTCATGTTGTATTTTCAATGCATATATGCCTTTTATGTTATTTTCTTTGGCAATGGCTACTTGTATGAATATATGAAACATTAGGTGTTCAATCTTAAGCTTTCAGATTCGCATATTAATGAAAAACAGCATGACTTTGCATTACTAACTTTGAGTTTGGGAAAATTAGCTGCAACATTTAAAAAAACTCAGTTGACCAAAATCTTGGTACGTGGTCGTTTTTCTATAGCTCTGAAGTTTATGCAGCACGACGATACTCTAGCTGTTTGGTGTTTTCTTGAAGTACCTTGCGTACTCTCTCTGCAATCGCTTTGCAGCCTTCAGAAGCCAAGGCAAAGACCGTTTCAAATGTTTCCATCGGTAACTTTGCATCCATCGTTATAAACAGTCAGAAAATCAAACTTGAATGTGGATGTAAGAGAAGTGTGATGATCTGAGAGGGAGAAAAAGATGAACCTGAAGGAGTGTAACTTTGTCTAGTTTAGGTAGAATGCCGACGGTTACATCAGCTCCTCCAGCGCTGTCTTCGACATAGTTAAGATCAAGAAGTGGAGTGCTGTTTAAGTATCCAGCACTGCAGGAAACAGAAAGATCACGCATCGGAACCCCAGCGTCTGCAAGAACTAGCGTCGCAGCATTGATAATACAAGCTGATCTTGTTCCTGATTAACCACAACATAACATTTAACAACAGATCCATAGATTAACTAAAACAGGGAGTTAATAGATTGAGATCTTGACAGCAGAACAGATAACCCCATCAGCTTGTAGGACCTGAAGGAAAATGTCAATCTGCATAAAAGAAACAATCAATCTAAAGACTCAAAAGAATTGGCTAAAGATTCCTGCCATGGTTATTTTAGAAAGGTAAACCTGAGAATGAGGCAACAGTTCGGTTAGTATGCAAGCTTCCATTGTCTGACGGATGACAAGAGATATCTCTGTTGATCGCCTGACATTCCATAATACACACACAATTCAAGTTTTTATGAATAATTGCAAAAACTGTGAGTTTTTTAGATATGTAGTGAGTGTAATAAACATGTCATTTTTCTGTCTTCTACGATCACCCGTATTGAAATGAGCCATACTATATTCACACAGCACCTACAAAAATTAGAGAGAAGAAGAAGCCACACGCATTTCAATTCACAAAGTTCTATCTACGCTAATAAGAGAATATGCACAAAAGAAGATCAAAAACAATATACATACCAATGCATGACCATTCTTCTGTTGGCTCTTGTTTTGAATCTGAGGGGGAGCAAAGAGATACAAGCTTGATTCACTGACTCTGATACAATAAAAAAGGAATCAACAATCATACAGAATGAGTAATCAATCAAGTACCTCTCTAAGGCCATAAACAGCTGCAATGACTTTCGTATTACCCATCTCAAAACAGCAGAGCTAAGACATGAGCAAGAAAGAAAATATAAAGTTTTTGAGTTTTTATTCATGTTAGAACTGAGATGAAGATAGGAGTAAGATCTGTGTTTACCCATCAGCCTTGGAGTGACATCCTCGCGACCAATCTCACACGGGAAGGTCCCACAGACTGGCGCATGAGTTATTGGCGTGGAAGACTTAAAATGGCGTGGAGACCAAGCTACTAAGGTAGGACAAAAGCTCCACTCTCAATACGGTAACTAACACGTATCAGATATATAACGTCTCAGTCTGAGATGCGGAAAGCCGTTTTGGAGTCCCCAATGGGCAATGGGTCACGAACCGCGTTAATCTCACTAATACAAAGACCAATATACTTTCCGGTTTAACATCTCTTTCGGTTTATAAACTACAAGAACCATAATACTACAAAATTCAGTATAATTGTAAGGATCTTTTTATTTATTTTACCGTGGTTACATTTAGTTTCAAGAGTAAAACTTCCTCTGAAACAATTTAAAATTTCTGTTGATTATGTCATTCCTATATTGTGAATACTGCTGAACCGGGTTGAATATGGCATTAATATCTCTCTACAGTTAACAAAAAGACACAATTTACAAAAAAACAGTAATGTGTTGTTCGTTTGCTCACCCCGATCTATCTGGGTGAAGATACAAATTGATATTCGTTTTGTGCATTATAATGCTACATCCAGATGGATCACCCAACTGAATTTTTTAAAACTCATCTCAAATTCTCATCCAAATGAAAGTGAATCTTTATGGTACATCTGGATGTAGATACATCTAGTTCAGTCCAAAATGATAAATGACAAAATGACCTTTTAAAGTCAAAATATTATTTTCAAACCGTAAATTCTAATTTTTTTTTGTGAAATATATTTTTCCGCCATAATCGAAAAATACATTTCTCCGCAAAAAAAACTGAAAACGCACACATTCCCGCCAAAACCGCAAAATGCATTTTTCCTCAAAAAATATAAAACGCATATTTTCATAAAAACACACTTTTCAGTCAAACCAGTAAAACTGCACTTTTCGGCCAAAACCGGAAAAATGCATTTTCCCGCCAAAACTGAAATAATGCATTTTCCCGCCAAAACCCAAAAACGCATAATCCTGCCAAAACCGCAAAAATGCAATTTTTCGGCAAAAACCGGAAAACACATTTTCCCGCCAAAACTGAAAAACGCATGTTCCCGCCAAACCCGGAAAAGCGCATGTTTCCGCCAAAACCAGAAAACACATTTTCTCGCCAAAACCGGAAACCCATTTTCCCGCCAAAACAGGAAAAATGCAATTTTTCCGCCGAAACCGCAAAAAATAGTTTCCCTCAAAAATGCATATTGGCCGTAAAAAAATGCACATTTTCCGCCAAAACCGCAAAATGTATTTTCTCGACAAAATCGCGAAAAAGAACTTTTCCTGTTAAACTCGCAAATCGCGAAAAAAAAAACTTTTCTGTCAAAACTGCAAAACATAATTTTTCCGTCAAAACCGCAAAACATATTTTCCGTCAAACCCATAAAAACGTATTTTTTGCCGAAACCGTAACATTGCTATTTTTCCGCCGAAACATAAAAAGAAAATATTTTAGTCACTTTATTAACAAGTCCACTTGGATATATATTCAAGTTAAAAAAACGAACTTAGCTGCATTCAGATGATTCATCTGGATGCATGGACAAAATGAAAAAACGAACAACATTTAGATGAAGCATCCGGATAAGATATCTAAATGGATCATCTGAATGCATCTTTCAAATGTACAAACGAAGAAGGCCTAAAAGTATTCCAAAAAAACACATTAAAGAAAATGGCCATAAAAGTAAAAAAAGGAGAATATGGAAATAATAAATGTCATGACTTATATATTTCCTAAGAAACGGCATTCTTCCCTACTTTAACATTTTGACTCTAATCTCTTTGTCTCCACTAGGGCTGGGCAAAAAACCCGGATCCGAAAAACCGAACTGAACCCGATCCGAAAAAGTAGTATCGAACCCGAACCGAAATTGATTAAATATCCGAATGGGTTCAAAATTTTGGTATTTAGAGAACCGAAACCGAACCCGATCCGAACCGAAGTATTTCGGGTACCCGATTATATCCGAAATTGATTTATATACCTATATATATTGATTATTTCGGGAGTATCTGATAAGGAACAATTCTGTGGCAGGAAAGGTCGAGCCAGATATTATAGTGATAATGGTATTCCAGTCTGTGGTAAAGCCATCTTTGAGAAGCCCTTGTACCAATGATTTCCAAACCTTAGATGAGTAGGTACATTGGAAAAAGAGATGATGGCAAGTCTCTTGCACTTCATGACATAGAGTACACTCTGCGTTTATGGTAGCATTCCAAGCTTGCATTTTATCTCCTGTTTGCAACCTGTTCTTTATTGCAATCCAGATCATAAATGAGTATTTCGGGGTGGACTCGGGGAACCATATGCCTCTGCTCCAAGGACAGATAGATTGCCTCGTCCTCAGCTGATGCCATGTCTTTTTAGTGGAGAATCGGTTTCCAAATTTTCCTTCTTCGCTTCTCCATAACGGGACATCATCCATGTCCCTTAACCCTCCAATGCGCAATTTATTTATGTCTTCCTCTATATCATTTAGAATGCGCTCTCTATGTCTTCGCCTCCTGTTATTTGAGAGGACATCTGCCATCGTAGCATTTTCCACAATACCAAGCGCTATTTTACCTCTATCACCTACGGCTTCCTTTAGGCAACCAATCTGCGACCAGACATCATACCAAAAGGATGTATGGTTCCCATTTCTGACATCTATACGCAGAAATTGCCTTGCTATGTCTCTCATTCGTAGAATCTTCTTCCATATCCAAGACCCCAAATTTGTCTTAACTGAGATCGACCAGAAAGACCCTTTCCTTATCAAATAACAATGTATCCACTTGACCCACAAGGAGGATCTAGCAGATGATATTCTCCAGATTAGCTTCAGGCAGTGAACTTTGTTTATCTCCTTTAAAGACCTGATTCCCAAGCCTCCTTCATTCTTTGGTAAGCAAATGTCTTGCCAGCTCACTTTTGCTTTTGTAGGTTTTAAAACAGGGCCTGACCAGAGAAAGGCTGCGCATAGACTTTCTATTTCCTTCAAACAACTACCTGGGAGTCGAAAAGCCGCTAGCCAGAAGTTTGCTAGACTCATGATTACCGAGTTGATCAGCTGTAGCCGCCCTGCATGGGAAAGGAAACGACCAGTCCACGAGCTCATGCGCTTTCTTATCTTTTCCACCAATGGCATGTAGTCACTTACTGTCATTCTCTTTGTGAGGAGGGGAAGACCTAAGTAGCGGACTGGAAGCTGTCCTGAGGCGAAGGGGAAGCTTGCGAGGGTCTCTGCTTCTTGTTCCACTGTTGGACCTGCCATGTAGAGAACTGTTTTCTCCAAGTTGATTTTCAGACCCGATATCACTTCAAAGTCTGCAAAGATCCTAAGAATACCTGCAATAGACCTTCGTGTGCCATCAGTGAAGACAAGCAGATCATCAGCAAAGCATAAATGTGTCAAGAGGATGTTCCGACATCTCGGATGGTACCCTATTTCTTTTCTTTCTACTGCCTTGTCAAGCATATTTGATAATACATTCATGCATATGACAAAGAGGTATGGCGATAGTGCACAACCCTGCCTCAGCCCCCTCTTGCTTTGAAAGAAACCCGCTAGTTCCCCATTTACTTGTACTGAAAACGAAGGCGTGCACACACATAGCTCAATCCAATGGATAAATTGCTCCGGCATGTTCAAGGCTCGAAGGGTATTCAAGAGAAATG includes:
- the LOC106297781 gene encoding exosome complex component RRP41-like — protein: MADVLSNNRRRRHRERILNDIEEDINKLRIGGLRDMDDVPLWRSEEGKFGNRFSTKKTWHQLRTRQSICPWSRGIWFPESTPKYSFMIWIAIKNRLQTGDKMQAWNATINAECTLCHEVQETCHHLFFQCTYSSKLCCFEMGNTKVIAAVYGLREIQNKSQQKNGHALVLCEYSMAHFNTGDRRRQKNDMRSTEISLVIRQTMEACILTELLPHSQIDIFLQVLQADGGTRSACIINAATLVLADAGVPMRDLSVSCSAGYLNSTPLLDLNYVEDSAGGADVTVGILPKLDKVTLLQMDAKLPMETFETVFALASEGCKAIAERVRKVLQENTKQLEYRRAA